The Rudaeicoccus suwonensis sequence TCCAGCAGAGCGTTGTTCCACTTCTGCATGTTGGCCTCGGAGTACGCCGGATTGCTCGGGTTGTGCACCCGCACGTTGACCCACAGCACATCGTCCGAGCCGACGAGTTGCATGAGGCGTGAGATCCGTTGCGGCAGTGAGACATTCCCGCCGACAGCCTGGTCGGCGGTGTCATTGGTGCCCAGCGCGAAGACCCAGCAGCCGTGGTAGCCCGCGGCGATCTGCTGCTGAACGACGGTCGCCGCATTGGGGTGGCCGTCGAGGGTCTCGACGATGGACCGCCCCCCGGAGATCTCCGGGGTGTATGACGTGACGCCGACGTCGCGCAGTTGCTGCGGGTACTGCTGCGCGGGGTTGGGGATGTAAGAGTTGCCCAGCAGCCCGTCGGAGGTGGAGTCGCCGACATGCACGACGTGGGTGCACGACGACTGCAGCACGCCCGGACCGCCGATCGCGACCGACGGGGTGGCCGAGGAACTGGGTGAACCGCCACCGGAGGGTTTGGCGCTGCCGGTCGGCACCGACCCCGGAGAAGTCGGGGTGGGACTCGCCGGAGCGGCCGCGGCGTCGCTGGCCGCCATGAGATTCAGTGGGAGGGCCTGTGGCACGACCATGACCGCCACTGCCAGTGCACCGACCATCGCGCTGCCGGCTCGCACGTTGAGCCGACGCGACAGCACTCGTGCACGTGCAACGTCGACGGGGGTGGCCGCGACCGGTGCGGCAGAGACGGGCGCAGCGACCGGTGTCGCCACCGGCAGCGGTGCTGTCTCGTCGGCCTCTGTTACGGCGGCCAGGTGCGGTCGCACCGGCAGACGGACCGCGCCGGGGATCTGCCCGGGCAGCGGCACAGCAGTGGCGTCGGCGTCGATGACCGCCTCGGGCGGCAGGATCGGCTCCACCGCTGTGGTGCCACGTCGACGCAGCGCTGCGCGCAGCCCGAGGGTGCGGATCGGATCTTCGACATACCGCCACGACAGGGCCGAGATGAGCACGGTCAGTATGACGACCGCGGCGCCGTGGGCCAGACCGTTCGCCAACACGCCGTTCGTCGGCATGAACACCAGGATCGGCAGGTGCCACAGGTAGATGCCGTACGAACGCTCGCCGATCCACGTCAGCGGTCGTAGCGCGAGCACGCGGCCGAGGATGCTGCCGGGCGTGCTGATCGCGAGCAGCACTGCGCCGGTCGCGACGGACAACGCCAGCAGCCCGAAACGGTAGGTGGACAGGTCGTATTCGGTCGTCTCACTGACCAGCACACCGATCACGACCAGCCCGAGCACGCCGGCGACGTCGATCGCGCGCCGGTGCTCGGGCAGCCGCTCGCGACGGCCGTGCAACCACAATGCGAGCGCGGCGCCGACGAGCAGACCGCCCACCCGGGTGTCGGTGCCCTCGTAGGCGCGCGTGGTGTCGAAGCCGCTCTTGGCCAGCATCGACAGTTCGACGAAGGAGGCCGCGGCCAGCAGCGCTGTGATCACCGCCATGACCCGGGTATGACGGCGGGTCACGAACCACAACGCAATCAGCAGCAGCGGCCAGACCAGGTAGAACTGCTCCTCCACCGACAGCGACCACAGGTGGTCGAAGGGGCCGGTGTTGAACCGCGCGAAGTAGGAATCACCGGCCAGGATCGTGTGCCAGTTGGCGACATAGAACAGGGCCGCGATCGCGTCGACGCCCCAGGTGCCTGTCTCCCCCGGCCGTCGGATGACCGTCGCGACCATCGTGACGATCAGCAGCAGGACGACCGCCGGCAGCAGCCGGCGAGCCCGCCGCACCCAGAAGCTGCGCAGGTCCCAGCCGCGCTGCTGCGCGCCGGATAACAAAATGGAGGTGATCAGGAATCCCGAGAGCGTGAAGAAGATCCCCACGCCGAGCAACCCGCCACCGGCGTGCGGGACGTGCAGGTGGTAGGCGATCACCAGTGCGACCGCGATCGTTCGTAGTCCGTCCAGTCCTGGGACGTAGTGCTTGACGCCCCCGATCGGCTTGGGCACTGCGATTCCCCCTTCTCAACTCTCGTCGTGTCGCCGCGACTCGCTTCCGCTCGGCCGTTCCACCCCGGCAGACGCCTGACACCGCTGCGCGGTTGGGTCCGACCCTGTGTCGGAGGGCGGAACGCCCCATCGTCGGATTTTCAACGGTAACAACCGGTTCCGCCTTCTCCCGGTCACGACATGCGTATCCGCCCATCGGATCGCAGGCCGTAAAAATCACGTCAACGCCCCTCAAGGTCGCGTCAA is a genomic window containing:
- a CDS encoding acyltransferase family protein translates to MPKPIGGVKHYVPGLDGLRTIAVALVIAYHLHVPHAGGGLLGVGIFFTLSGFLITSILLSGAQQRGWDLRSFWVRRARRLLPAVVLLLIVTMVATVIRRPGETGTWGVDAIAALFYVANWHTILAGDSYFARFNTGPFDHLWSLSVEEQFYLVWPLLLIALWFVTRRHTRVMAVITALLAAASFVELSMLAKSGFDTTRAYEGTDTRVGGLLVGAALALWLHGRRERLPEHRRAIDVAGVLGLVVIGVLVSETTEYDLSTYRFGLLALSVATGAVLLAISTPGSILGRVLALRPLTWIGERSYGIYLWHLPILVFMPTNGVLANGLAHGAAVVILTVLISALSWRYVEDPIRTLGLRAALRRRGTTAVEPILPPEAVIDADATAVPLPGQIPGAVRLPVRPHLAAVTEADETAPLPVATPVAAPVSAAPVAATPVDVARARVLSRRLNVRAGSAMVGALAVAVMVVPQALPLNLMAASDAAAAPASPTPTSPGSVPTGSAKPSGGGSPSSSATPSVAIGGPGVLQSSCTHVVHVGDSTSDGLLGNSYIPNPAQQYPQQLRDVGVTSYTPEISGGRSIVETLDGHPNAATVVQQQIAAGYHGCWVFALGTNDTADQAVGGNVSLPQRISRLMQLVGSDDVLWVNVRVHNPSNPAYSEANMQKWNNALLDACKKYPTMRVANWADQVQNKWFISDGIHFTTPGYIARAHDIAQALAVAFPKGGHSPSQCLVQGAPTPTS